The DNA segment TCCTTCGTGCGGCCCTGCTTGTCGCGGTCGCGGTAGGTGAAGTAGCGGTAGCCGAGGTAGTTGGTGCCGGTCGCCACGACCGTCGCGATGATGCTGGCCCGGACCACGGGCACCTCGGTCATCTGCCGCACGAGGTTGAACACCGCGAAGTTGACCACCACCCCCGCGCCGCCGACCGCGCCGAACTTCACCAGTTCCCGGAAGAGCGCTTCCAGTCTCGACCGCAGCGCGCTCCGTTCACTCATGGTGATCGTTCAGCTCCCGCCTGGTCGGTGTCGCGGCCGTAGGCCCGGCCGCTTCCTCATGCTAACCAGGGCCCGACGGCGCTGCCTGCCATCTGCCGGGTCCGCGCGCAACACCCGGCGGGCCGGACGGGTCAGCCGACGGTCACCCGGAAGTTGAGGCTGCGGGCGCCCTTCTCGTCGGCGGCGCCGGGGCCGCAGCGCCGGCAGCGCAGCAGCCGTAAGTCCGTACGGCCCGTGCGGACGGCCTCGAAGGCGAGGAGGCGGCCGGTGCCGGCCGGGGGCGGGCCACCGGTGCGCACACCCCCGCCGGCGGCCCGGAGGACGGCCGGGTCGGGGCGGGGCTCGGCGACGATCCAGCGGTAGCCGTCGGCGGGGTCGCCCGGGACCCGCACGCTGAAGCCCTCGCCGGGGGAGACGCTGATCTCGGTGTCGCGGGCGTCGAAGACCTCGGGCGCGGACAACTGGCTGACGACGGAGTGCAGGGCGATCAGCAGGGCGGCGACCGCGACGGCGATCACCAGCCTCCTGGAGCCCCCTGGTATGCCACTCTTCTCCATCCGGCCTCCCCTTGTGCCGGGCCCGGCCCGGGCGCCGGCCCCGCACCGCGCCCGAGGCTATCCGCCCGTGCCGGCCCTTCTCCGGTGATCTTCGAACGTGCGCACTCAGAGGATCATCCAAGCCCCGAGTCGGCCCGCCGCCGTCGAACGGATACCCTGGGGGCGTGACGTTCCCGGTAGTCGGCATGGTCGGCGGCGGTCAGCTCGCCCGTATGACCCACGAGGCGGGTATCCCCCTCGGCATCAAGTTCAAGCTCCTCAGCGACACTCCGCAGGATTCCGCGGCCCAGGTCGTCGGTGATGTCGTCATCGGCGACTACCGCGATCTGGACACCCTGCGCGCGTTCGCTCGTGGCTGCGATGTGATCACCTTCGATCACGAGCACGTTCCCACCGAGCACTTGCGGGCACTGGAGGCCGACGGCATCCCCGTACGGCCGGGGCCCGCGGCGCTGGTGCACGCCCAGGACAAGGGGGTGATGCGGGCGAAGCTGGACGCGATCGGCGTGCCCTGTCCGCGGCACCGCATCGTCTCCGACCCCGCCGACGTCGAGCGGTTCGCGGCCGAGGGCGACGGCTTTCCCGTGGTCCTCAAGACCGTCCGCGGCGGCTACGACGGCAAGGGCGTCTGGGTCGTGCGATCCTCCAAGGAGGCCGCCGAGCCGTTCCGTGCCGGCGTGCCCGTCCTCGCGGAGGAGAAGGTCGATTTCACCCGCGAACTGGCCGCCAACATCGTCCGCTCCCCGCACGGCCAGGCCGTCGCCTACCCGGTCGTGGAGTCCATCCAGGTCGACGGCGTCTGCGACACCGTGATCGCGCCGGCGCCCGGCCTCGACGAGGAGCTCGCGGGCCAGGCCCAGGAGCTGGCGCTGCGCATCGCCCAGGAACTCGACGTCATCGGCCACCTCGCCGTCGAGCTCTTCGAGACCGCCGACGGCCGCATCCTGGTCAACGAGCTCGCCATGCGCCCGCACAACTCCGGCCACTGGACCCAGGACGGCGCGATCACCTCGCAGTTCGCCAACCACGTCCGCGCCGTGCTCGACCTCCCGCTCGGCGATCCGCGCCCGCGCGCCCGCTGGACGGTCATGGCCAACGTCCTCGGCGGCGACTACCCCGACATGTACTACGCGTACCTCCATTGCATGGCGCGGGACCCGCAGTTGAAGATCCATATGTACGGGAAGGACGTGAAGCCCGGCCGTAAGGTCGGCCACGTCAACACCTACGGCGACGACCTGGCGGATGTGCGCGAGCGCGCCGCACATGCCGCCGGCTACCTGCGAGGAACGATCACCGAATGACGCCCGTGTCGCCCGAACCGAACACCGACGCCCCCGCCGCCCCGTCCCCCGTGGTCGGCATCGTCATGGGCTCCGACTCCGACTGGCCCGTCATGGAGGCCGCCGCGCAGGCCCTCGACGAGTTCGAGATCCCCTACGAGGTCGACGTCGTCTCGGCGCACCGCATGCCGCGCGAGATGATCGCGTACGGCGAGGAGGCGGCCGGGCGCGGCCTGAAGGCGGTCATCGCGGGCGCCGGCGGCGCGGCCCACCTCCCCGGGATGCTCGCCTCCGTCACCCCGCTCCCGGTCATCGGTGTCCCCGTACCGCTCAAGTACCTGGACGGCATGGACTCCCTCCTCTCCATCGTGCAGATGCCCGCCGGGGTGCCGGTCGCCACCGTCTCCGTCGGCGGCGCCCGCAACGCCGGGCTGCTGGCCGCCCGCATCCTCGCCACCCAGGACCCCGAACTCCTCGACCGGATGCGGGAGTTCCAGCAGGAGCTGAACGACCAGGCCACCGAGAAGGGCAAGCGGCTGCGCAACAAGGTCGCCTCCCCGGCCGGCTTCGGCTTCGGGGGCGGTAAGTGAGCTCCTCCCTGGAGACCGCCCGGGATCTGCTCGCCCGCTGGCCCGTCGTCGACGGCCACAACGACCTGCCCTGGGCGCTGCGCGAGCAGGTCCGCTACGACCTCGACCGGCGCGACATCGCCGCCGACCAGTCCGCGCACCTCCACACCGACCTGCCGCGGCTGCGGGCCGGCGGCGTCGGCGCCCAGTTCTGGTCGGTGTACGTCCGCGCCGACTACGCGGGCGACAAGGCCGTCAGCGCCACCCTCGAACAGATCGACGTGGTGCGGGAACTGGTCGCCCGCCACCCCGAGGCGCTGCGCCTCGCGCACACCGCCGACGACATGGAGGCCGCCCGCGCCGAGGGCCGGATCGCGTCCCTCATGGGCGCCGAGGGCGGCCACTCCATCCACAACTCGCTGGCCACCCTGCGCGCGCTGCACCGCCTGGGCGTGCGCTACCTGACGCTCACCCACAACGACACCATCGACTGGGCCGACTCCGCCACCGACGAGCCGCGCCACCAGGGCCTGTCGGCCTTCGGCGAGGAAGTCGTCCGGGAGATGAACCGCTGCGGGATGCTGGTCGACCTCTCGCACGTCTCGGCCGACACCATGCGCGACGCGCTGCGCGTCAGCACCGCGCCGGTGATCTTCTCGCACTCCTCCGCACGTGCCGTCTGCGACCATCCGCGCAACATCCCCGACGACGTGCTGGCGCAACTGCCCGCCAACGGCGGCGTCGCGATGGCCACGTTCGTCCCGAAGTTCGTGCTGCCGGAAGCGGTCGCCTGGACCCGGCGCGCCGACGAGAACATGCGCGCCCACGGCCTGCACCACCTCGACACCACCGAGGCGGGCATGACGGTCCAGCGGGCCTTCGAGGCCGCCCACCCCCGCCCGATGGCCACCGCGGCCACCGTCGCCGACCACCTCGACCACATGCGCGAGGTCGCCGGCGTCGACCACATCGGGATCGGCGGCGACTTCGACGGCACCGCCTTCACCCCGGCCGACCTCGCCGATGTCGCCGGCTACCCGAACCTGATCGCCGAGCTGCTGGACCGCAAGTGGTCCGAGGCCGACCTGGCCAAGCTCACCTGGCACAACGCCGTCCGCGCGCTGCGCGCCGCGCAGGACGTGGCGCGCGCCGAACAGCGGCGGCGCGGGCCGTCCCACGCGACCATCGAGCAACTGGACGGCTGACGCCGCCCCGGGCCCCGGCTCTCACCTCAGGCGGCGAGAGCCGGGGCGTCACCTCATGCAGAGACAGAACGGGTGCCCGGCCGGGTCGAGATAGACCCGCCAGTTCTGCTTCCCCTCGTCGTGCTGGACGAGCTGGGCGCCCAGCGCGACGATCGTGCGCTCGGCCTCGTCGATCTTCGCCCGCGGCACGTCGAAGTCCAGGTGCGCCTGCTGCGGCACCTCCTGCCCCGGCCACTGCGGCGGCCGGTAGCCCGCCACCCGCTGAAAGGCGAGAACCCGGCCGTCCGGCCCGGCGACCTCGACCCACTCCTCGTCTTCCTCGGTCACCCGCCAGCCGAGCATCTCCGCGTAGAAATCCGCGAGGGCCCGGGGGTCGGGACAGTCCAGTGCGACGACGCCGAACGTGATGTGGGTCATGTTGCGCCACGATGCCATGCCCTTGGGGGTGCGGCGTACGTTTTCGGCTGGCCCGCCGTGGGGGCTTGTCGCCGTTGCTCCCCCACTGCCTAAAGGGCGTGGGAGGTACCCCCAGCGGCATCAGCCCGCCGCAGGCGTGACGGCGAGCAAGTCCCGCGGCGGGGCAGCCGGGATGTCAGGCCTTCGGCCTGCCGAGTGCCCGGTACGTCCAGCCCGCCTTGCGCCACAGGTCCGGGTCGAGGGCGTTGCGGCCGTCGAGGATGCGGCGTTCGGCGACGACGTCGCCCAACGCGGCGGGGTCCAGTTCGCGGAACTCCCGCCACTCCGTGAGGTGCAGCACGACGTCGGCGCCGCGCACCGCGTCCAGGGCGGTGTCGGCGTAGCCCAGCGTCGGGAAGACGCGCCGCGCGTTCTCCATGCCCTTGGGGTCGTAGACGGTGACCTGGCCGCCCTGAAGGTGGATCTGGCCGGCGACGTTGAGGGCGGGGGAGTCGCGGACGTCGTCCGAGTCCGGCTTGAAGGTCGCGCCCAGGACGGCGACCCGCTTGCCGAGGAAGCCGCCGCCGACCGCGTCCCGGGTGAGCTCGACCATGTGGCCGCGGCGCCGCATGTTGATCGAGTCGATCTCACGGAGGAAGGTCAGGGCCTGGTCGGCGCCCAGTTCGCCGGCGCGCGCCATGAAGGCCCGCAGGTCCTTGGGCAGGCAGCCGCCGCCGAAGCCGATGCCGGCCCGGAGGAACTTCTTGCCGATCCGGTCGTCGTGCCCGATGGCCTCGGCGAGCTTCACCACGTCGCCGTCGGCCGCCTCGCAGACCTCGGCCATGGCGTTGATGAAGGAGATCTTGGTCGCCAGGAAGGAGTTGGCGGAGGTCTTGACCAGCTCGGACGTCGGGTAGTCCATGACGATGAACGGCGAGCCCTCGGCGATCGGGGTGGCGTACACCTCGCGCAGCAGCTCCTCGGCCCGCCCGTCGGCGACGCCCACCACGATCCGGTCGGGGTGCAGGGTGTCCTTGACGGCGAAGCCCTCGCGCAGGAACTCCGGGTTCCAGGCCAGCTCGGCGTCGGCGCCCGCGGGGGCGGCCGCGGCGAGCCGCTCGGCGAGCCGGGCGGCGCTGCCCACCGGCACCGTCGACTTGCCGACCACCAGGGTGGGCCGGGTCAGGTGCGGGGCCAGCGCGTCGAAGGCGCGCTCCACATAACTCATGTCACAGGCGTACTCGCCGTGCTTCTGCGGGGTGTTCACGCAGACGAAGTGGACGTCGCCGAAGGCGCCGGCCTCCTCGTAGGAGGTGGTGAAGCGCAGCCGGCCGGTCGAGCCCTCGATCCCGTCGGCGTGGCGGCGCAGCAGCTCCTCCAGGCCGGGCTCGTACATCGGGACCTCGCCCCGCTGCAGCATCTCGACCTTCTCGGGCACCACGTCGAGCCCCAGCACCTCGAAGCCCAGCTCGGCCATGGCCGCGGCGTGGGTCGCGCCGAGGTAGCCGGTGCCGATCACGGTGATCTTGAGGGCCATGGATGCTCCAAACAGGCGTTGCGCGGCGGCGCCGCGGCGTCGAGGGGCGGGGTCGGGGGACGGGGCTGGGGAAAACGGCGCTGACCGAGCATAGTCGGGCAGGGAGGGCCTCCCCCAGCCGTCACGGGGCAGCTCTGTAACTGTCGGCAACCTCACGTATCCGCAGGCCGGGGTGGGCGCCTAGAATCCGGAGAGGTAAAGGGTTACTTAACGGTAGTTAGCACTGCCGTCAGCTCACAGGGGAGTGAGAAAGCGTGGCGGGAACCGCTGATTTCGATCTGTACCGGCCGTCCGAGGAGCACGACATGCTCCGCGAGTCGGTGCGCTCGCTCGCCGAGGCGAAGATCGCGCCGTTCGCCGCCGCGGTGGACGAGGAGGCCCGCTTCCCGCAGGAGGCGCTCGACGCACTGGTCGCCAACGACCTGCACGCCGTGCACGTACCGGAGATCTACGGCGGCGCCGGTGCCGACGCGCTGGCGACCGTCATCGTCATCGAGGAGGTGGCCCGCGTCTGCGCGTCGTCCTCCCTCATACCGGCGGTCAACAAGCTCGGCTCGCTCCCGGTGATCCTCTCCGGTTCCGAGGAGCTGAAGGCGAAGTACCTGGGCCCGCTGGCCAAGGGCGACGCGATGTTCTCGTACTGCCTGAGCGAGCCGGACGCCGGCTCCGACGCGGCCGGGATGAAGACCAAGGCCGTCCGCGACGGTGACCACTACGTCCTCAACGGCGTGAAGCGCTGGATCACCAACGCCGGCGTCAGCGAGTACTACACGGTGATGGCCGTCACCGACCCGGAGAAGCGCTCCCGGGGCATCTCGGCGTTCGTCGTCGAGAAGGGCGACGAGGGCGTCTCCTTCGGCGCCCCCGAGAAGAAACTCGGCATCAAGGGCTCCCCGACCCGCGAGGTCTACCTCGACAACGTCCGCATCCCCGCGGACCGCATGATCGGCGCCGAGGGCACCGGCTTCGCCACCGCCATGAAGACCCTGGACCACACCCGCATCACCATCGCGGCCCAGGCGCTCGGCATCGCCCAGGGCGCCCTGGACTACGCCAAGGGCTACGTCCAGGAGCGCAAGCAGTTCGGCAAGCCGATCGGCGACTTCCAGGGCGTGCAGTTCATGCTCGCCGACATGGCGATGAAGGTGGAGGCGGCCCGTCAGCTCACCTACGCCGCCGCGGCCCGCTCCGAGCGGATCTCGGCCGGCGGCAAGGGCGAGGACCTGACGTTCTTCGGCGCCGCCGCCAAGTGCTACGCCTCGGACGCCGCCATGGAGATCACCACGGACGCCGTCCAGCTGCTCGGCGGCTACGGCTACACCCGTGACTACCCGGTCGAGCGGATGATGCGGGACGCCAAGATCACGCAGATCTACGAGGGCACCAACCAGGTCCAGCGCATCGTGATGGCGCGCAACCTGCCGCAGTAGGCAGGCACGGACGCGAAAGAGGGGCCCCGGACCACGGCTGTGGTCCGGGGCCCCTCTCCTTGGGCCGGGCTGCCGGTCAGTTGCCGGAGACCGTGACCTTCTCGTCGTTGTTGAGCTGCTGGACGAGCTGGTGGAGCTTGGCCTTGTCCCAGACCAGGTTGCCGCCGGTGCTGCCGGAGATCGGCATGTTCATCGACTTGCCCTCGCCGCCGGTCACGCCCTTCATCGCGAAGAACATGCTGCCCAGCGACCACAGGCTCATGTCCTTGTCGACGATCAGGGTGTCCAGGCCGGCGCCCATCGTCGGGTAGAGCTTGAAGGGGTTGAGGACCGTGGCGGGGGTGGCGGCCTGGCTCGCCAGGGTCGCCAGGAACTTCTGCTGGTTCTTCGTACGGTCCAGGTCCTGGCCGGCGAAGGCGTGCCGGGTGCGGACGAAGGCGAGCGCCTGCTGGCCGTTGAGCGTCTGCTTGCCGGCCGGGAAGTCGGCGCCGGAGTTCTTGTCCTTGAACGCCTTGGGGATGTCCATCTCGACGCCGCCGATGGCGTCCACGATGTTGGCGAAGCCCGCGAAGCCGATCTCGACGTAGTGGTCGATGTGCAGCTTGGTGTTGTACTCGACGGTGCGCACCAGCAGCTCGGGGCCGTCCTCGGCGTAGGCCGCGTTGAGCTTGGTGTGCCGTCCGGTGCCCGGGTACTTCTTGCCGGAGGACGAGCCGACGTAGGTGGGTATCTCCACGTCCGAGTCGCGCGGCAGGGATATCAGCGTCGGGCCGTTGCTGCCGTCGTGCAGGATCATCATCGAGTCGGTGCGCTTGCCCTCGGCGGAGCCGGTGTGCAGCTTGCGCTTCTGCTCGGCGGTCATGCCCTCGCGGCTGTCCGAGCCGACGATCAGGTAGTTGGTGCCGTCGCCGGTCTCCGGGCGGTCGATGACCTTGCTCAGGTCGACCTTGCGGCGGAGCTTGCCGTCGGCCCAGAAGTAGGTGGCGACCGAGGCCACCGCCAGTACGGCGACCAGGGTGATGACCGTCCACTTGATGCGCTTGCCCCAGCGGGGGCGCGGCCGGCCGGCGCGGCCGGAGCCGTAGCCGTCGTCGTAGCCGCCACCGCCACCGCGGCCGCCGCCGTAGACCTGGCCGGTGTTGTAGCCGTCGTACGCGTCGTCGTAGCCCTGGGACTGCTGCGGCGGCACCGCCGCGCCCCGGCGCGGGGACATCGACGGCGGCAGCGGCGGCTCCTGCCGCTGATAGCCGGGACCCGCGTCGCGACGCACATGGGGCATCGCGCGCGCACCCTCCGGCTCGGCGCTGCCGCTGCCGTGTCCGTACCGGTTGCCGCTCTGGTCGCCGGACCACCCATTGGGCCACTCATTCATAAGGGGAAGTGTGCATGCCGAACCGGGGTCCTCCATAGAGCGGGTACCGGATCGGGCCGGGGCTGTTGCAGAGCTGATGCAAAGCCACGGAGGCGGTCCGGCGCATACCGCAAGGGGCCGTGACCATTCCGACCTGCACGAATGGAAGCAACCATTCCGGATGGTTCCCGGCGATGCGGGTGAGACCTGTGTCACGGACCCGCGCCGACGGCGAGACCAGTCTCACGACCCGGGTGGGCCGGGGCCCCGCGGCCGCCCGCTTAGGCTGGCTGCATGACCGAACTCGTCACCGACAGTCCCGAGGACGAGGTGGTGGGCAAGCCCACGTCCGCGTCCCGCATCACGCTCAGCCACATCATGACGGCGGGCGACACCAACCTCCTGGGGACGGTGCACGGCGGCGTGATCATGAAACTCGTCGACGACGCCGCGGGCGCCGTGGCGGGGCGCCACTCCGGCGGGCCCGCCGTGACCGCCTCGATGGACGAGATGGCCTTCCTCGAACCGGTCAGGATCGGCGACCTCGTCCATGTGCGCGCCCAGGTCAACTGGACCGGCCGCTCCTCGATGGAGGTCGGCGTCCGGGTCCTGGCCGAGCGCTGGAACGAGTCCAGCCCGGCCCAGCAGGTCGGCTCCGCCTACCTGGTCTTCGCCGCCGTCGACGAGCAGGGCAAGCCGCGGCGGGTGCCGCAGGTGATCCCGGAGACCGAGCGCGACAAGCGCCGCTACCAGGAGGCGCAGATCCGCCGGACGCACCGGCTCGCCCGGCGCCGCGCGATCATGGAGCTGCGCGAACGGCGCGCCGCGGAAGGACTCGACGACGCATAACGGCGGCCGCCGGCCCGCCGAGCAGCGCCAGCCCCGCGCCGAGGGCGCTGCCGGCCGCCGCGCAGAGCACATCGTCGACGTCGGCGACCCGCCCGGCCCGCATCAGCAGCTGCGCCGTCTCGACGGCCAGGCACAGCCCCACGCCCAGCAGGAACGCCGCGGCGGCCGTGGTGCGCGGCAGCGCGAACCGCAGCAGCAGCGCTCCGGGCACGAACAGCGCGGCCTGGGCGAGCTGCCGCCGCACCAGCATCGACAGCTCCCCGGGCTCCAGCTGGGCGCCCAGATCGAACAGCCCCTCACCGGGGCGCCACCACACCGTCGCGTCCGCGGAGCCGACCGGCTGGGCCGGCGCGAGCGACGCCATCAGCAGCAGCAACAGCCAGCAGGACAGCAGCACCCGGGCCGTGGTGCGCGGCGCGGCGCCGCCGGGCGCGTGCGCCGTCCACAGGGCGAGCGCCACGGCCAGCGCCAGCGCCAGGGCCAGGAAGAGGGTCACCGTCGTGGGGGTGACGCCCAGTACGACCTGCCACACGATGCGCTCCTCTCTCAGGACACCCGGAACGTCCAGAGCGTCCGGGACGTCAGCTGCAGCTCCACTTCGTGACGTAGACCGTCTCGCCCCGCTCCATGACGCCCCGGATGCACTCGTCCGCGAGCATCTCCACCCGGCCGCCGAGCGCCACCGCGCCGCCCTGCGTCCGCCGGGTGCCGAACCACCCGGGGAAGGCCGTGATCCGGTCGTTCTTGCGCTGGTAGCCGAGCCGCACGAGGAGCTCGTCCGGCCCGGACGCCGCCCCGAGCCGCCGGTAGCTCACGGTGTACATGCCGTCGGCCCCCACCGGGCCGCGCAGGCACAGCCGGCCGCGCACCAGCTCCCCGCAGCCGGTCGGCGAGACGGGCGCGGGCGGTGCGGCGGCGACGGCCGCCACCACGCACAGCGCCGCGACGGCCCCCGCGATCCGGCGGGCGTCACGGCGGGCCTCCGGGCGCCGCACGGGCGGCCTGGGCGCGGTCCGGCGCGGCGCGGGCACACTCATGCCGCGGCCCCGCTCCGCCCGGCGCCGCCCGCGCGCGGCGCGCCCCCGCCGCCCGTGAGCCCGCCGTGCCCGCTCATGGGCACACCGCTTCGTCGCCGGTGATCGCCGCGACTTCGCCCGGCTGCTGCGACGGTTCCTCGGCCCGCACCCGCCGCACCGCCTGCGGGTCCCGGCCGACCGTCACCCGCATCACCGGTCCCCGCCCGACCGCCGGGCGCAGCTCGGCGCCCGGCAGCGCGGCCGACAGCGAGCGGGCCGAGCGGTCCCAGCGCGGGTCGAAGGCGATGACCGTACGGGGCGCCCTGCCGAGCGGGGAGGCGCCCGGGACGCCGGTGGTGGCGAAGCCGGTGGCCCGCAGGTCCCTGGCCACCGCGGCGTCCTGGCCGGCCGGCGCGTTGCCGTCGTCGACCTGCACCTGGATCTGCCCCGGCGGTACGTCCACGACCCTGGCCCGCGGCCCGGTGCGGTCCCGGTGCGCCGCGAGCGGCTTGTCCTCGCGGATCGCCTGGAAGAGCCGCGGCGCCCGCACCGGATCCCACCGCACGGTCGAGCCGACGCCCGGCACCGGCTGGGCCACATTGGCCAGCGGCACCGAGGTGAACTCCGAGGACGAGGGGGTGAAGCCGCGCATCGCCTGCCCGAGGTCGACCAGGTCGTTCGCCCCGAAACCCGAGTCGGCCCGGACGGACCCCAGCACCGTGTCGGC comes from the Streptomyces angustmyceticus genome and includes:
- a CDS encoding VanZ family protein encodes the protein MWQVVLGVTPTTVTLFLALALALAVALALWTAHAPGGAAPRTTARVLLSCWLLLLLMASLAPAQPVGSADATVWWRPGEGLFDLGAQLEPGELSMLVRRQLAQAALFVPGALLLRFALPRTTAAAAFLLGVGLCLAVETAQLLMRAGRVADVDDVLCAAAGSALGAGLALLGGPAAAVMRRRVLPRRAVRAAP
- a CDS encoding UDP-glucose dehydrogenase family protein; the encoded protein is MALKITVIGTGYLGATHAAAMAELGFEVLGLDVVPEKVEMLQRGEVPMYEPGLEELLRRHADGIEGSTGRLRFTTSYEEAGAFGDVHFVCVNTPQKHGEYACDMSYVERAFDALAPHLTRPTLVVGKSTVPVGSAARLAERLAAAAPAGADAELAWNPEFLREGFAVKDTLHPDRIVVGVADGRAEELLREVYATPIAEGSPFIVMDYPTSELVKTSANSFLATKISFINAMAEVCEAADGDVVKLAEAIGHDDRIGKKFLRAGIGFGGGCLPKDLRAFMARAGELGADQALTFLREIDSINMRRRGHMVELTRDAVGGGFLGKRVAVLGATFKPDSDDVRDSPALNVAGQIHLQGGQVTVYDPKGMENARRVFPTLGYADTALDAVRGADVVLHLTEWREFRELDPAALGDVVAERRILDGRNALDPDLWRKAGWTYRALGRPKA
- a CDS encoding VOC family protein, with product MTHITFGVVALDCPDPRALADFYAEMLGWRVTEEDEEWVEVAGPDGRVLAFQRVAGYRPPQWPGQEVPQQAHLDFDVPRAKIDEAERTIVALGAQLVQHDEGKQNWRVYLDPAGHPFCLCMR
- a CDS encoding LCP family protein, producing MNEWPNGWSGDQSGNRYGHGSGSAEPEGARAMPHVRRDAGPGYQRQEPPLPPSMSPRRGAAVPPQQSQGYDDAYDGYNTGQVYGGGRGGGGGYDDGYGSGRAGRPRPRWGKRIKWTVITLVAVLAVASVATYFWADGKLRRKVDLSKVIDRPETGDGTNYLIVGSDSREGMTAEQKRKLHTGSAEGKRTDSMMILHDGSNGPTLISLPRDSDVEIPTYVGSSSGKKYPGTGRHTKLNAAYAEDGPELLVRTVEYNTKLHIDHYVEIGFAGFANIVDAIGGVEMDIPKAFKDKNSGADFPAGKQTLNGQQALAFVRTRHAFAGQDLDRTKNQQKFLATLASQAATPATVLNPFKLYPTMGAGLDTLIVDKDMSLWSLGSMFFAMKGVTGGEGKSMNMPISGSTGGNLVWDKAKLHQLVQQLNNDEKVTVSGN
- the purE gene encoding 5-(carboxyamino)imidazole ribonucleotide mutase, with protein sequence MTPVSPEPNTDAPAAPSPVVGIVMGSDSDWPVMEAAAQALDEFEIPYEVDVVSAHRMPREMIAYGEEAAGRGLKAVIAGAGGAAHLPGMLASVTPLPVIGVPVPLKYLDGMDSLLSIVQMPAGVPVATVSVGGARNAGLLAARILATQDPELLDRMREFQQELNDQATEKGKRLRNKVASPAGFGFGGGK
- a CDS encoding acyl-CoA thioesterase, yielding MTELVTDSPEDEVVGKPTSASRITLSHIMTAGDTNLLGTVHGGVIMKLVDDAAGAVAGRHSGGPAVTASMDEMAFLEPVRIGDLVHVRAQVNWTGRSSMEVGVRVLAERWNESSPAQQVGSAYLVFAAVDEQGKPRRVPQVIPETERDKRRYQEAQIRRTHRLARRRAIMELRERRAAEGLDDA
- a CDS encoding dipeptidase, which gives rise to MSSSLETARDLLARWPVVDGHNDLPWALREQVRYDLDRRDIAADQSAHLHTDLPRLRAGGVGAQFWSVYVRADYAGDKAVSATLEQIDVVRELVARHPEALRLAHTADDMEAARAEGRIASLMGAEGGHSIHNSLATLRALHRLGVRYLTLTHNDTIDWADSATDEPRHQGLSAFGEEVVREMNRCGMLVDLSHVSADTMRDALRVSTAPVIFSHSSARAVCDHPRNIPDDVLAQLPANGGVAMATFVPKFVLPEAVAWTRRADENMRAHGLHHLDTTEAGMTVQRAFEAAHPRPMATAATVADHLDHMREVAGVDHIGIGGDFDGTAFTPADLADVAGYPNLIAELLDRKWSEADLAKLTWHNAVRALRAAQDVARAEQRRRGPSHATIEQLDG
- a CDS encoding 5-(carboxyamino)imidazole ribonucleotide synthase — encoded protein: MTFPVVGMVGGGQLARMTHEAGIPLGIKFKLLSDTPQDSAAQVVGDVVIGDYRDLDTLRAFARGCDVITFDHEHVPTEHLRALEADGIPVRPGPAALVHAQDKGVMRAKLDAIGVPCPRHRIVSDPADVERFAAEGDGFPVVLKTVRGGYDGKGVWVVRSSKEAAEPFRAGVPVLAEEKVDFTRELAANIVRSPHGQAVAYPVVESIQVDGVCDTVIAPAPGLDEELAGQAQELALRIAQELDVIGHLAVELFETADGRILVNELAMRPHNSGHWTQDGAITSQFANHVRAVLDLPLGDPRPRARWTVMANVLGGDYPDMYYAYLHCMARDPQLKIHMYGKDVKPGRKVGHVNTYGDDLADVRERAAHAAGYLRGTITE
- a CDS encoding acyl-CoA dehydrogenase family protein yields the protein MAGTADFDLYRPSEEHDMLRESVRSLAEAKIAPFAAAVDEEARFPQEALDALVANDLHAVHVPEIYGGAGADALATVIVIEEVARVCASSSLIPAVNKLGSLPVILSGSEELKAKYLGPLAKGDAMFSYCLSEPDAGSDAAGMKTKAVRDGDHYVLNGVKRWITNAGVSEYYTVMAVTDPEKRSRGISAFVVEKGDEGVSFGAPEKKLGIKGSPTREVYLDNVRIPADRMIGAEGTGFATAMKTLDHTRITIAAQALGIAQGALDYAKGYVQERKQFGKPIGDFQGVQFMLADMAMKVEAARQLTYAAAARSERISAGGKGEDLTFFGAAAKCYASDAAMEITTDAVQLLGGYGYTRDYPVERMMRDAKITQIYEGTNQVQRIVMARNLPQ